From the genome of Balneola sp., one region includes:
- the hflK gene encoding FtsH protease activity modulator HflK: MAQEPNFELNLPPQFERITKNIRLIIIGFIALAAVFSSFFTVEPEEVGIITRFGEYQRQAEPGLNFKIPFIENLQLVPIRRQLKQEFGYRTLEAGVNSTYRKAGYGGESIMLTGDLNLGDVEWVVQYRIDDPYNFLYKVRESEATLRDVSEAAMRQVVGDRTVDEVITEGRAELAIAAQEILQEIVKEYEMGIKIDQILIQDVNPPDPVKPSYNGVNEAEQQRETLINQARADYNRVIPRASGEAEQTIQQAEGYALDRVNRAQGEVSRFNDIYEEFIKAPEITKQRIFLETMEDILPKMGQKIITDEEGNSVIPLLQLQMQGARSTSGTNQ, from the coding sequence ATGGCTCAAGAACCTAATTTCGAACTCAATCTGCCTCCACAGTTTGAGCGAATTACCAAGAACATCCGGTTAATCATTATTGGATTTATCGCGCTAGCCGCGGTCTTTTCCTCTTTCTTTACGGTCGAACCTGAAGAAGTAGGCATAATTACCCGTTTTGGAGAATATCAAAGACAAGCAGAACCGGGACTGAATTTTAAAATTCCGTTCATTGAAAATCTTCAGCTTGTACCAATCAGAAGACAATTAAAACAAGAATTCGGTTATCGAACACTAGAAGCAGGTGTTAATTCTACTTACCGAAAAGCTGGTTATGGTGGCGAATCCATCATGCTAACTGGTGATCTGAATTTGGGAGATGTAGAATGGGTGGTCCAATACCGAATAGACGACCCCTATAATTTCCTCTATAAAGTAAGGGAAAGTGAAGCTACACTTAGAGATGTATCAGAAGCTGCAATGCGACAAGTTGTTGGAGATCGGACGGTAGATGAAGTAATTACAGAAGGACGGGCTGAACTCGCAATCGCTGCTCAGGAAATTCTTCAGGAAATAGTTAAAGAATACGAAATGGGGATCAAGATAGATCAGATCCTTATTCAAGATGTTAATCCTCCAGATCCGGTTAAGCCCTCTTATAATGGAGTAAACGAAGCGGAGCAACAAAGGGAAACATTAATCAACCAGGCTCGGGCAGATTATAACCGTGTAATTCCTAGGGCATCAGGTGAAGCTGAGCAAACTATCCAACAAGCCGAAGGTTATGCGCTTGATAGAGTAAATCGTGCTCAGGGTGAGGTTTCTCGTTTCAATGATATCTATGAAGAGTTTATTAAAGCACCAGAGATTACCAAGCAAAGGATTTTCTTAGAGACGATGGAAGATATACTTCCAAAAATGGGGCAGAAGATTATTACTGATGAAGAAGGTAATAGTGTGATTCCCTTATTACAGCTACAGATGCAAGGTGCCCGAAGTACCTCAGGAACTAACCAATAA
- the hflC gene encoding protease modulator HflC: MKELKGIIFLVVLGVLALVLSQTLYVVSETNQVIVTQFGKPTGEAVTNPGLHIKIPFLQKANYFEKRYLEWDGDPNQVPTKDKVFIFVDTYARWRITDPLRYFERLGFEQQAQSRLDDILDGETRNAVASHNLIELIRNSNRPLEASSDISDVVQDTLQSIVVGREEIQDQIVELANQRTADLGIEVLDFRFKRINYAEEVRRTVYDRMISERNRIADKFRSEGQGESSRINGEKDRELLRIQSEAFREAETIRGRADAEAAAIYNEAYNKTASARELYAFLKSMEAYRNTIDSETSLIISTDSEFYKYLNSIED; encoded by the coding sequence ATGAAAGAATTAAAAGGTATAATCTTTTTAGTAGTTTTGGGAGTTTTAGCGTTAGTACTCTCTCAAACTTTGTACGTAGTAAGTGAGACCAATCAGGTTATAGTCACTCAATTTGGTAAGCCCACCGGAGAAGCTGTTACCAATCCAGGCTTACACATTAAGATCCCATTTCTTCAAAAAGCGAACTATTTCGAAAAGCGATATTTAGAATGGGATGGTGATCCAAACCAGGTTCCAACCAAGGATAAAGTATTTATCTTTGTTGATACCTATGCTCGTTGGAGAATTACCGATCCTCTCAGGTATTTTGAGCGATTAGGATTTGAGCAACAGGCACAATCCAGACTGGATGATATTCTGGATGGGGAAACAAGAAATGCCGTGGCATCACATAATTTAATCGAATTGATACGGAACTCGAACAGGCCTCTTGAAGCATCTTCGGATATATCAGATGTTGTTCAGGACACACTTCAATCAATAGTAGTAGGAAGGGAGGAAATTCAAGATCAGATTGTTGAACTTGCAAACCAACGTACTGCAGACCTTGGAATAGAAGTACTCGACTTTAGATTTAAGCGTATTAACTATGCTGAAGAAGTGCGACGTACAGTCTATGACCGAATGATTTCTGAACGAAACAGAATTGCAGATAAATTCAGATCGGAAGGCCAGGGTGAATCATCCCGAATAAATGGTGAGAAAGATCGTGAATTATTGCGCATTCAGTCGGAAGCATTTAGAGAAGCGGAGACTATTAGAGGTAGGGCGGATGCTGAAGCCGCTGCTATTTATAATGAGGCTTACAATAAAACAGCTTCTGCTCGTGAGCTATATGCTTTTCTAAAAAGTATGGAGGCATATAGAAACACTATCGATTCCGAAACTTCATTGATTATTTCAACCGACAGTGAGTTTTATAAGTATTTAAACTCTATCGAAGACTAA
- a CDS encoding serine/threonine-protein phosphatase has protein sequence MIFDMSPMLGFSMDSLGIASTFQQHSGYINSLKDSLDEEITPSRMNKNNVHSQSWVSVIAQKEGLGQSIFDPNGVFSQGKLTIRTSNYGRVIRFQNNEGFSNPTFVQGDSIEAVATSVVGDVFGYPLDDYILVQNQYTDTLSLENSITLENEIQTVPQLNTQNGNGDNEIEISWVRKPGVTSGPEQLSISLTTVVKEFESLNGFTTRFGYSINNFSAKNELEPDNLNVAGDGTLSAFQIAFFSTALLITVLVFIVGIRNIFKGKVEWRRALFVFFAISITYLGWRSIYFWSVFGDFHDTNTVFLLILNNLLTGLILGLYAAVAYISWEAFARSQKNGQVELMDAFWQRKFFVRETGTALVNGFFIGCILLGLFALILFVQNSYFSQNDSQFGFTEAAIKVRILTINMSAWSTIWLVGFAQIGFVYGFCKHWIKNSWLSIIITILFSSISLTVLGRVFATPLTFYGDFLIFIALGFLLVIVYERYGIITVNTALWVFTAVIMMMPYVGSSDIEMASTWWVQGFLVAGVPLFGFISHKYGMPVAEVGDYIPEYQERIAQHMRVEKEIEIARESQYKLMPLQPPSGEGFDVYGFFLPSFEVGGDYFDYVLTKNEDGSPNTLTMVVVDVSGKAMRAAMPAIFTSGLLLSRMKDDTPDRILTDVNEPIFTRTDKRTFITCAMAQYNLATKTISVVNAGHCKPIIKRNGAADFIQTPEPRLPLGFKSDTKYHAQEFKLKKGDVFLLYSDGLPEAANEKGERFGFDEVPRLLERIHTENLSSNEIAQEIKRTVQKFSNYQLADDTTVICLKV, from the coding sequence ATGATTTTTGATATGTCCCCTATGTTGGGCTTCTCAATGGACAGCCTCGGGATTGCATCTACATTCCAACAGCATAGTGGATATATAAACAGTTTAAAAGATTCATTGGATGAAGAAATAACTCCTTCTCGAATGAATAAGAATAACGTTCATTCACAAAGTTGGGTGAGCGTTATTGCGCAAAAGGAGGGGCTCGGGCAATCAATTTTTGATCCTAACGGTGTATTTAGTCAGGGTAAGCTTACCATTCGCACCTCTAATTATGGAAGGGTAATACGCTTTCAAAATAATGAAGGTTTTTCGAATCCTACTTTTGTTCAGGGAGATTCAATTGAAGCAGTTGCTACCTCTGTGGTAGGGGATGTATTCGGCTATCCGCTAGATGATTATATACTGGTACAAAATCAGTATACCGATACGCTCTCACTGGAAAATTCTATTACTCTTGAAAATGAGATACAAACCGTTCCACAACTAAATACTCAAAATGGTAATGGAGATAATGAAATAGAAATATCCTGGGTAAGGAAACCAGGAGTAACAAGTGGCCCCGAGCAGTTATCTATTTCTTTAACGACTGTTGTGAAAGAGTTTGAGTCATTAAATGGGTTTACCACTCGTTTCGGGTATTCGATAAATAATTTTTCTGCCAAGAATGAACTTGAACCAGATAACTTAAATGTTGCTGGAGATGGCACTCTCAGTGCTTTTCAGATTGCGTTCTTTAGCACTGCTCTGCTGATTACAGTTCTGGTTTTTATAGTAGGCATTCGAAATATTTTTAAAGGTAAGGTGGAATGGCGTAGAGCGTTATTCGTCTTTTTTGCCATCTCTATTACTTATTTGGGATGGCGCAGTATTTATTTTTGGAGTGTATTTGGCGATTTCCACGATACTAATACTGTATTTCTTTTAATACTCAATAACTTATTGACAGGCTTAATTTTGGGCCTGTATGCAGCAGTTGCCTATATAAGTTGGGAAGCTTTTGCAAGGAGCCAGAAAAATGGCCAGGTAGAATTAATGGATGCTTTCTGGCAGCGTAAGTTTTTTGTTCGGGAAACAGGAACAGCATTAGTTAATGGCTTCTTTATCGGGTGTATACTTCTTGGATTATTTGCACTGATTCTTTTTGTTCAGAATTCATATTTCAGCCAAAATGATAGTCAGTTCGGATTTACTGAAGCGGCAATTAAAGTGCGGATTTTAACCATTAATATGAGTGCCTGGTCTACTATCTGGTTGGTAGGATTTGCCCAAATTGGTTTTGTTTATGGTTTCTGTAAACATTGGATCAAAAACAGTTGGCTCTCAATCATTATTACTATTCTTTTCTCATCAATATCACTCACTGTGTTGGGAAGAGTGTTTGCTACCCCACTAACATTCTATGGTGATTTTTTAATTTTTATAGCTCTGGGATTCCTTCTGGTAATCGTTTACGAAAGGTATGGAATCATAACCGTGAATACAGCTTTATGGGTATTTACAGCTGTTATTATGATGATGCCTTATGTAGGCTCAAGCGATATTGAAATGGCGTCCACATGGTGGGTGCAGGGCTTCTTGGTTGCCGGGGTTCCTCTATTTGGGTTTATAAGTCATAAGTATGGAATGCCTGTGGCTGAAGTTGGAGACTACATTCCGGAATATCAGGAGCGTATTGCCCAACATATGCGAGTCGAAAAGGAAATCGAAATTGCCAGGGAAAGCCAGTATAAGCTCATGCCTTTGCAGCCGCCATCAGGTGAAGGATTTGATGTATATGGTTTCTTTCTGCCTTCCTTTGAAGTAGGAGGAGATTACTTTGATTATGTTCTTACAAAAAACGAAGACGGTTCTCCCAATACTTTAACCATGGTTGTTGTAGATGTGTCTGGGAAAGCAATGCGAGCAGCAATGCCTGCCATTTTTACCAGCGGTTTATTGCTTTCCAGAATGAAGGATGACACTCCGGATCGGATACTTACAGATGTTAATGAGCCAATTTTTACAAGAACGGATAAGCGTACATTTATCACATGTGCGATGGCCCAATACAACCTTGCCACGAAAACCATTTCAGTAGTTAATGCCGGGCATTGCAAACCAATTATTAAGAGAAACGGAGCTGCAGATTTTATTCAAACTCCAGAACCAAGGCTACCATTAGGGTTCAAATCAGATACAAAGTATCATGCACAGGAATTCAAGCTAAAAAAGGGAGATGTATTCCTTCTCTATTCTGATGGCTTACCTGAAGCTGCTAATGAAAAAGGAGAACGCTTTGGCTTTGATGAAGTTCCGAGATTATTGGAACGGATTCATACTGAAAACTTGTCTTCTAACGAAATAGCCCAGGAGATAAAACGCACTGTTCAGAAATTCAGCAATTATCAACTTGCTGATGATACAACAGTTATTTGCCTGAAAGTGTAA